In Deltaproteobacteria bacterium, the sequence GCACGTCCGCGCTCTCCTGCCCGTCCACGCCCGGAATCACGCACCCCAGCGTCGACGGCAGAATCCCGAGCCGCGAGCTTCCGACCGGCGAGCGGTACGGCATGAGCTGGCTGCGTGCGTCGGGGTATTCGGCGGCGAAGGTCGGCGCGGCGTCCGGCGGCAGCGGGAACACGAAGGGCTGGTCGAGGTAGTTGTCGAAGTAATCCGCGAACACGATGTAGTCGCCGTGCGACGCCATGTGCCACGGCGTCTCCCAGTATTCGGGGAACAGATCCTGATCCTCGAACTCACCCAGCCCCAACTCGATGCGGTCGCGCACCCAGTTCTCGGAGTCGTACGGCAACGGGATGCCGTAGCCGTTTTGCACGAACTCCGAATCGCCCGTCGTCCAGTCGTCAAACTGGTGCGTCACGCCGTACATGACGAGCGACACGCTGTTATCCACGAGGCCGTGCAACGTCTCGACGAGCGCGGGATCGTCGTCGAGGTGGAACTCGGTGCCCGGATCGAAGAGGAAGCCCTGCGGGTCCATGAAGATCGGGATCACGCACACCGTGGACGGCACGTCGAGATCGACGAGGCCCTCGTAGAGCTCGGTCAGGTATTCCTCGTCGATGGTGCCCGGCGCGAGCGCGTAGAAGCGGAACATGGCTTGCTTCACCGAATCCACGCCGGTCTCGTAAAACTCGTGCAGCACGTCGGCGAGCACGAGCATGCGGTCGTCCTCACCCTCGAAATAAAACGGAATCTCCGCGAAAAAGCACAAATCGCCGCCGCACAGAAAGTGCGGGACGTCCTCGCCCGGATCGCCCGCGTCGGTGATGTACGAAAACACGGTGACGTCGCCGTCGATCTCGACGTCGAAGTACGACCACTCGGTCGTGCGATCGAGCACGCGCTCCTTGTAGAGAATGCCGTCCTCGCCAGCTCCGTCGTTGTATCCGAGCCCGTGGAAGCCGAAGGACCCCGAGCCGTCCATGAACTCGCCGAGCTGTTCGAAATCCTGCCCGATCCACATCGCGCGGTGCGTCCCGTCCGCGAGGTCGGCGAGAAAGTCGGCGGGTACCGCGTTGCTGCCCCACTCGTCGGCGTAGAGCACATGGTCGAAGTCGCCCATTTCGCCCGCGGCATAATCCGCGATGTCGCGCGTCACGACGTCGGCGTCGAAATGCCCCGCGAGGTTGTAGAGCATGTTCGCGTGGATCACGCCCTCGCCGCTCGGGTTGCCGTTGTCGTAGTAGATCACCGACGCCGCGTGCGCGGGCGTAGCGGCGATCAGCGCGAACAACAGG encodes:
- a CDS encoding DUF2334 domain-containing protein, producing MKKPAMVLLFALIAATPAHAASVIYYDNGNPSGEGVIHANMLYNLAGHFDADVVTRDIADYAAGEMGDFDHVLYADEWGSNAVPADFLADLADGTHRAMWIGQDFEQLGEFMDGSGSFGFHGLGYNDGAGEDGILYKERVLDRTTEWSYFDVEIDGDVTVFSYITDAGDPGEDVPHFLCGGDLCFFAEIPFYFEGEDDRMLVLADVLHEFYETGVDSVKQAMFRFYALAPGTIDEEYLTELYEGLVDLDVPSTVCVIPIFMDPQGFLFDPGTEFHLDDDPALVETLHGLVDNSVSLVMYGVTHQFDDWTTGDSEFVQNGYGIPLPYDSENWVRDRIELGLGEFEDQDLFPEYWETPWHMASHGDYIVFADYFDNYLDQPFVFPLPPDAAPTFAAEYPDARSQLMPYRSPVGSSRLGILPSTLGCVIPGVDGQESADVLAEIDRLSIVRDAVMSFCAYPGIDFDDLMDLVEQVQNDGYTFVSPPDLIEDDDDADDDSDDDADDDVGDDDVGDDDMADDDASGDDDVADDDDVGDDDDDASGDDDDDAGGCGC